The Acidimicrobiales bacterium genome has a window encoding:
- a CDS encoding co-chaperone GroES — protein MPDRDVKHPITMMADRLLVQLPQTEGERRSRAGILIPATAQIGKRLTWAEVVAVGPHVRNVRPGDWVLFNPEDRFEVEVRNEEYLILRERDIHAVASDRNEDATGLYL, from the coding sequence GTGCCCGACCGCGACGTCAAGCACCCGATCACGATGATGGCGGACCGGCTGCTGGTCCAGCTCCCCCAGACCGAGGGGGAGCGCCGCTCCCGGGCCGGCATCCTCATCCCGGCCACCGCCCAGATCGGCAAGCGCCTCACCTGGGCCGAGGTGGTGGCGGTGGGGCCCCACGTGCGCAACGTCCGCCCCGGCGACTGGGTGCTGTTCAACCCCGAGGACCGCTTCGAGGTCGAGGTCCGCAACGAGGAGTACCTCATCCTCCGCGAGCGGGACATCCATGCCGTGGCCAGCGATCGCAACGAGGACGCGACGGGGCTCTACCTGTGA
- the hisI gene encoding phosphoribosyl-AMP cyclohydrolase — translation MDDVRYDAAGLVPAVAQDRATGRVLMLAWMNEDTLRETLETGRMVYWSRSRQERWAKGDTSGDVQTVVEASYDCDGDTLLFVVDQAGKGACHTGEFTCFFRRFGVPAR, via the coding sequence ATGGACGACGTGAGGTACGACGCCGCCGGGCTGGTCCCCGCCGTCGCCCAGGACCGGGCAACGGGCAGGGTCTTGATGCTGGCCTGGATGAACGAGGACACCCTGCGGGAGACCCTGGAGACGGGCCGCATGGTCTACTGGAGCCGGTCGCGCCAGGAGCGGTGGGCCAAGGGCGACACGTCGGGGGACGTCCAGACGGTGGTCGAGGCGTCGTACGACTGCGACGGCGACACGCTCCTGTTCGTCGTCGACCAGGCCGGGAAGGGTGCCTGCCACACCGGCGAGTTCACCTGCTTCTTCCGCCGCTTCGGTGTTCCAGCCCGGTAG
- a CDS encoding chorismate-binding protein, giving the protein MFQPGRDVFRSLARTAAVVPVWREILGDLTTPVAGFLRVVGDEAGFLFESVEHGERWSRWSFVGRNPSATLVARSGRIEVEGRLPEGVPLDRGVLAAVDGLLAAYRSPAVPELPPLHGGVVGYLGYDVVREVERLTDVPPDDQGHPDAVLSVVGEIAAYDHWRQRVTLVANAVVPPGAGQDELDDLYDATVARLDRMAADGARALDEPVVEPPERDEPPPDVRRTISTEVYAAAVAAAKERILDGDIFQVVLSMRFDLDLGADPFDVYRALRQVNPSPYMYFLRHRQITVVGSSPEPMVQLRGERVVSRPIAGTRRRGRTDEEDRRLAAELREHPKELAEHVMLVDLARNDVGRVARFGTEKVDELLTLERYSHVMHLTSQVSATVVEGTGPVDVLRATFPAGTVSGAPKVKAMEIIDALEPTKRGPYAGVVGYFDFSGNLDTAIAIRTMTVGPDGRASVQAGAGIVADSDPALEDLECRNKAAALLAAVPAARRMTAARRAAGATAPVGGVS; this is encoded by the coding sequence GTGTTCCAGCCCGGTAGGGACGTCTTCCGCTCCCTGGCCCGCACTGCCGCCGTGGTGCCGGTGTGGCGGGAGATCCTGGGCGACCTCACCACCCCCGTGGCCGGCTTCCTGCGGGTGGTGGGCGACGAGGCCGGCTTCTTGTTCGAGTCGGTGGAGCACGGCGAGCGCTGGAGCCGGTGGTCGTTCGTGGGCCGCAATCCCTCGGCCACCCTGGTCGCCCGGTCGGGCCGCATCGAGGTCGAGGGACGCCTGCCCGAGGGCGTCCCCCTCGACCGGGGGGTGCTGGCGGCGGTCGACGGGCTGCTCGCCGCCTACCGGTCGCCCGCCGTCCCCGAGCTGCCCCCGCTGCACGGCGGCGTGGTCGGCTACCTGGGCTACGACGTCGTGCGGGAGGTCGAGCGCCTCACCGACGTGCCGCCCGACGACCAGGGCCACCCCGACGCCGTCCTCTCGGTGGTCGGCGAGATCGCCGCCTACGACCACTGGCGCCAGCGGGTGACGCTGGTGGCCAACGCCGTCGTCCCGCCCGGCGCCGGGCAGGACGAGCTCGACGACCTCTACGACGCCACCGTGGCCCGCCTCGACCGCATGGCCGCCGACGGCGCCCGGGCGCTCGACGAGCCGGTGGTGGAGCCGCCCGAGCGGGACGAGCCGCCGCCCGACGTGCGCCGCACGATCTCCACGGAGGTCTACGCGGCGGCGGTGGCGGCGGCCAAGGAGCGCATCCTGGACGGCGACATCTTCCAGGTCGTGCTCTCCATGCGCTTCGACCTCGACCTGGGCGCCGACCCCTTCGACGTCTACCGGGCCCTGCGCCAGGTGAACCCCTCGCCGTACATGTACTTCCTCCGCCACCGCCAGATCACCGTGGTCGGGTCGTCGCCCGAGCCCATGGTGCAGCTGCGGGGCGAGCGGGTGGTGTCCCGGCCCATCGCCGGGACCCGGCGGCGGGGTCGCACCGACGAGGAGGACCGGCGGCTGGCCGCCGAGCTCCGCGAGCACCCCAAGGAGTTGGCCGAGCACGTGATGCTGGTCGACCTGGCCCGCAACGACGTGGGCCGGGTGGCCCGCTTCGGCACCGAGAAGGTGGACGAGCTGCTCACCCTGGAGCGGTACAGCCACGTCATGCACCTGACCTCCCAGGTGTCGGCGACGGTGGTGGAGGGCACCGGCCCGGTGGACGTGCTGCGGGCCACCTTCCCGGCCGGCACCGTGTCCGGCGCGCCCAAGGTGAAGGCCATGGAGATCATCGACGCGCTGGAGCCGACCAAACGCGGCCCCTACGCCGGGGTGGTCGGCTACTTCGACTTCTCCGGGAACCTCGACACGGCCATCGCCATCCGCACGATGACGGTCGGGCCCGACGGGCGGGCCAGCGTGCAGGCGGGGGCGGGCATCGTCGCCGACAGCGACCCCGCCCTGGAGGACCTGGAGTGTCGCAACAAGGCGGCCGCTCTCCTGGCCGCCGTGCCCGCCGCCCGGCGGATGACGGCCGCCCGGCGCGCCGCCGGCGCGACGGCGCCCGTCGGCGGTGTCAGTTGA